AGCCATTAAGGTGTGAATGAAATGAAACGACGTCTCATCGTGGGGATCAGTGGGGCCAGCGGAGTCATTTACGGGATCCGGCTGCTGGAAGTCCTGCGCCCGAACCCGGAGATCGAGACCCACCTGATCCTCAGCCCGGCGGCCCGCATGACCATTGTCCAGGAGACCGATTACACGGTCCGCCAGGTGATCGAGCTGGCGGATGTCGTTCACGCCTTTCACGACATCGGGGCGGCCATCGCCTCCGGATCCTTCCGGACGATGGGGATGGTGATCATCCCATGCTCGATCAAGACGCTGGGGGCGATCGTTAGTGGCTACACTTCGGATCTGATGAGCCGGGCGGCGGATGTGACCTTAAAAGAGGGGCGGCCGCTGGTGCTGGTGGTGCGGGAAACCCCTCTCCATATCGGCCATCTGGATCTGATGCGGAGGGCGGCGCGGATGGGAGCGATCATCATGCCGCCGGTTCCGGCTTTCTATGGCCGCCCCCGCACGATCCAGGACCTCATCGATCAAACGGTGGGGCGGGTGCTCCTGCGCCTGG
Above is a genomic segment from Thermoflexus sp. containing:
- a CDS encoding UbiX family flavin prenyltransferase, which gives rise to MKRRLIVGISGASGVIYGIRLLEVLRPNPEIETHLILSPAARMTIVQETDYTVRQVIELADVVHAFHDIGAAIASGSFRTMGMVIIPCSIKTLGAIVSGYTSDLMSRAADVTLKEGRPLVLVVRETPLHIGHLDLMRRAARMGAIIMPPVPAFYGRPRTIQDLIDQTVGRVLLRLGIENDLYARWKED